A DNA window from Flavisolibacter ginsenosidimutans contains the following coding sequences:
- a CDS encoding chorismate synthase gives MNSFGRLFRINIFGESHGPSVGIIIDGCPAGLALNEDDFVTDIERRKGGMQKGTTPRKEDDKPIFLSGIFNGKTTGAPLTIVFENKNTRSSDYEKGREVPRPGHADFVANKKFGGFEDFRGGGHFSGRLTVCLVAAGVVAKKILQGINITSTITEIGGEKNIEAGLQKAIDAKDSVGGIVECKVTGLPIGLGEPFFDSVESVLAHAVFSIPAIKGIEFGAGFAAAKMFGSVHNDAIVDATGKTATNYAGGIVGGISNGNELVFRVVVKPTSSTPLEQESWNWQTQQVEKFSIKGRHDLCIALRVPPVLEAVTAMVLADFFLLEQKTKRLL, from the coding sequence ATGAACTCATTCGGACGGTTATTTAGGATAAACATTTTTGGCGAATCGCACGGACCTTCCGTGGGCATCATCATTGACGGTTGTCCCGCGGGTTTAGCGTTGAACGAAGATGATTTTGTCACCGACATTGAACGTAGAAAAGGCGGCATGCAGAAAGGCACTACGCCACGCAAAGAAGACGACAAGCCTATTTTTTTAAGCGGCATCTTCAACGGCAAAACAACCGGTGCGCCGCTCACAATCGTCTTTGAAAACAAAAACACACGCTCTTCCGATTACGAAAAGGGCCGCGAAGTTCCGCGTCCCGGTCATGCCGATTTTGTGGCCAATAAAAAGTTTGGTGGCTTTGAAGATTTTCGCGGCGGCGGGCATTTTAGCGGAAGGTTGACGGTATGTTTGGTAGCGGCTGGTGTTGTGGCGAAAAAGATTCTGCAGGGAATAAACATTACTTCAACCATCACTGAAATCGGCGGTGAAAAAAATATCGAAGCCGGTTTGCAAAAAGCCATTGACGCAAAGGATTCCGTTGGCGGTATTGTTGAATGCAAAGTCACCGGTTTGCCCATCGGTTTGGGCGAACCTTTTTTCGATTCGGTTGAATCGGTTTTAGCCCATGCGGTTTTTTCCATTCCTGCCATCAAAGGAATTGAATTCGGCGCCGGCTTTGCAGCCGCAAAAATGTTTGGCAGTGTTCACAACGATGCCATTGTTGACGCAACCGGAAAAACGGCAACAAATTATGCCGGTGGAATTGTAGGAGGTATTTCAAACGGAAATGAGTTGGTCTTTCGCGTGGTTGTGAAGCCAACATCGTCCACACCGCTTGAACAGGAAAGCTGGAACTGGCAAACGCAGCAAGTGGAAAAATTCTCCATCAAAGGCCGTCACGACTTGTGCATTGCATTGCGTGTTCCACCTGTGTTGGAAGCAGTGACGGCAATGGTTTTGGCCGACTTCTTTTTACTGGAACAAAAAACTAAACGGCTTCTCTAA
- a CDS encoding thiamine-binding protein, producing MHQHTINASIQLLPIVQDRHPYDWVDEAIAVIQQSGIKHEVGPFATVIEGGYDEVMKVIHDVNEKLFELGCNEWITSVQIQIRSNGPITGDEKTAKFQ from the coding sequence ATGCATCAACATACCATTAACGCATCCATTCAACTTCTGCCGATCGTGCAAGACCGTCATCCCTATGATTGGGTGGACGAAGCCATTGCAGTAATTCAACAATCAGGCATCAAGCACGAAGTCGGACCCTTTGCAACGGTGATTGAAGGCGGCTATGACGAAGTGATGAAAGTGATTCATGACGTCAATGAAAAGCTGTTTGAGCTTGGGTGCAACGAATGGATCACATCCGTGCAAATTCAAATCAGGAGCAACGGCCCAATCACCGGCGACGAGAAGACAGCAAAGTTTCAGTGA
- a CDS encoding M15 family metallopeptidase, with translation MQVLQFNIKYFFFLFWGLFALLQQTLAQDLKVISRYGDYKDSVQNDSLQKMVEIKHFVPSVAYDLRYATKENFTGEKLYKSGGKTFLRLPAAEALCKAAREFAGIGYTIKIWDAYRPYSVTKKMWELIYDDRYVADPSKGSGHNRGLAVDLTLMKDGKELDMGTGFDNFTDTAHRDFSKLPESVLKNRLFLQTTMEKYGFKGLSTEWWHFAFPNDGRYGVLNIDFKKLAH, from the coding sequence GTGCAGGTTTTACAGTTCAATATAAAATATTTTTTCTTTCTTTTTTGGGGCTTGTTCGCCCTCCTGCAACAAACCCTCGCCCAAGACCTGAAAGTCATCAGCCGCTACGGCGACTACAAAGATTCGGTGCAAAACGACAGCCTGCAAAAAATGGTAGAGATAAAGCATTTCGTACCCTCCGTTGCGTATGATCTTCGCTACGCCACAAAGGAAAATTTTACCGGTGAAAAACTGTACAAAAGCGGCGGCAAAACCTTTCTTCGTTTGCCCGCGGCAGAAGCGTTATGCAAGGCAGCAAGGGAATTTGCAGGCATCGGTTACACAATAAAAATCTGGGATGCGTACCGGCCTTATTCGGTTACGAAAAAGATGTGGGAATTGATTTACGATGACCGTTACGTTGCCGACCCTTCGAAAGGCTCCGGTCACAATCGCGGCTTGGCCGTTGACCTAACGTTAATGAAAGATGGAAAAGAACTTGATATGGGAACCGGCTTTGATAATTTCACAGACACCGCTCATCGTGATTTTAGCAAGCTTCCCGAAAGCGTTTTAAAGAACCGGTTGTTCTTGCAAACAACAATGGAGAAATACGGCTTCAAAGGCTTGTCAACCGAATGGTGGCATTTCGCATTTCCGAATGACGGCCGCTACGGTGTTTTGAATATTGATTTCAAAAAGCTTGCTCACTGA
- a CDS encoding L,D-transpeptidase scaffold domain-containing protein — translation MVPLLAVVLLCSCNSHEESVQQKAVVSSPREINVRAEDLIKNTLEEILQNPAKLPDSLRIKNAAILQDLYTKKDFGLLWSSQGSFTKEADSLFTLIDSCRYYGLFSSDYYADKLKNLKASLVKDTSKNNKLDAAKWAYADMLSTSAFVQLVKDIKVGRLLPDSVLVKDTSLHSDFFSKQLQVFASQSIGTFAMALEPANKDYQSLKEALRSFLPKARFHNYTYIKTKDSLLLKKLVYKRISEEDSLKILPNKNPDSTALATAIKKYQHAKKIKEDGKISPALVTRLNNSDKEKFIRVAITLDKYKMLPPLPAQYLWVNLPTFFLELHDSDSVVLRSKIICGKPETKTPQLTSAISNMITYPQWTIPESIIKKEILPGLQRDAGYTQRKGYSIVDASGNEVSPYSVNWARYKKGIPYKVVQGGGDANALGVLKFNFANDYDVYLHDTNQRYLFEKSGRALSHGCVRVQKWHELALYLLRKDSLADSTKYTPVDSLQSWLAQKKKKYIRVHQPLPLFIRYFTAEGKNGKLLLHEDIYEEDKRLREKIFAGK, via the coding sequence TTGGTCCCGCTTCTCGCGGTTGTTTTGCTGTGCAGCTGCAATTCGCACGAAGAAAGCGTACAGCAAAAAGCGGTTGTTTCTTCGCCCAGGGAAATCAACGTGCGGGCTGAAGACCTGATTAAAAATACGCTGGAGGAGATTTTGCAAAATCCGGCAAAGCTGCCCGATTCACTTCGCATAAAGAACGCAGCCATTCTTCAGGACCTCTATACAAAAAAAGATTTTGGCTTGCTCTGGTCTTCGCAAGGCTCGTTTACCAAAGAAGCCGATTCGCTTTTTACCTTGATAGATTCCTGCAGATATTACGGTCTCTTTTCTTCGGATTATTATGCCGATAAATTAAAAAATCTGAAAGCTTCGCTGGTGAAAGACACGTCAAAGAACAATAAACTTGATGCCGCCAAATGGGCTTATGCCGATATGCTTTCTACCAGCGCTTTTGTTCAATTGGTGAAGGACATTAAAGTAGGGCGGCTGTTGCCCGACAGCGTGTTGGTGAAAGATACCTCTCTGCACAGCGATTTTTTCAGCAAACAGTTACAGGTTTTTGCCTCGCAGTCAATTGGTACGTTTGCGATGGCATTAGAACCGGCCAACAAAGACTATCAATCGCTAAAAGAAGCCCTGCGCAGTTTTCTGCCAAAGGCCAGGTTTCATAACTACACCTACATCAAAACAAAGGACAGCCTGTTGCTGAAAAAGCTTGTGTACAAGCGCATCAGCGAAGAAGACTCGCTGAAAATCCTGCCAAACAAAAACCCTGATTCAACGGCGCTGGCAACGGCCATAAAAAAATACCAGCACGCCAAAAAAATAAAAGAAGACGGAAAAATTTCGCCGGCGCTTGTAACAAGGTTGAACAATTCAGACAAAGAAAAATTCATTCGCGTTGCCATTACGCTGGACAAATACAAAATGCTGCCGCCCTTGCCGGCCCAATACCTTTGGGTAAACCTGCCTACCTTTTTTTTAGAACTGCACGACAGCGACAGCGTGGTGCTGCGTTCGAAAATTATTTGCGGCAAACCCGAAACCAAAACGCCGCAATTGACCAGCGCTATTTCTAACATGATCACCTACCCGCAATGGACCATCCCGGAAAGCATCATCAAAAAAGAAATATTGCCGGGACTTCAGCGTGACGCGGGTTACACGCAACGAAAAGGTTACAGCATCGTTGACGCAAGCGGCAACGAGGTCAGTCCGTACAGCGTAAACTGGGCCAGGTATAAAAAAGGCATTCCGTACAAAGTTGTACAGGGCGGCGGCGATGCCAATGCCTTGGGTGTTTTGAAATTCAACTTCGCCAACGATTACGATGTTTACCTGCACGACACCAATCAACGCTACTTGTTTGAAAAAAGCGGCCGGGCACTAAGCCACGGTTGCGTAAGGGTGCAGAAGTGGCATGAGCTTGCGCTTTATCTTTTGCGCAAGGATAGTCTTGCCGACTCTACGAAATACACGCCTGTCGATTCGCTCCAATCCTGGCTGGCGCAGAAAAAGAAAAAGTACATCAGGGTACATCAGCCCCTGCCCTTGTTCATCCGCTACTTTACCGCCGAAGGCAAAAACGGTAAACTGCTTCTGCACGAGGATATTTATGAAGAAGACAAACGCCTTCGCGAAAAAATCTTTGCCGGGAAGTGA
- a CDS encoding OmpA family protein produces MKKILIALFLFFSFCQLSFAQSQPVLGKTLTINFLGNDFATPQAIRNSSLSAVLRDKKIAKFKDMAHGFGLTYTSGLTPHTDVAVSVNGTFGSLPISNRNASGNDNFLLEVDASGNFKMLPEGATFNPYLIAGVGASKYTSIYGAFIPLGAGFKFNIFNEAHVNVHLQYRIPVITDANAYHFQVGFGIGGLISERKSEPVKEVAPPPPTDTDGDGIPDNEDKCPTVPGVARYNGCPVPDTDKDGIDDEHDKCPTVPGTAKYNGCPVPDTDGDGINDEEDKCPTVAGVARYNGCPVPDTDGDGVNDEEDKCPTVPGTKANNGCPEVTKEMEKKMNYAAKRIFFVTGSAKLSSRSDAALNEVIKILNDDKNVKLSIEGHTDNVGKADYNKTLSDKRANSVKTYLVNHGVDESRLTAEGFGLERPVASNKTSAGRAQNRRVELKLSY; encoded by the coding sequence ATGAAGAAAATTCTGATTGCTCTTTTTTTATTCTTTTCTTTTTGCCAATTGAGTTTTGCACAATCACAACCCGTGCTTGGCAAAACACTCACCATTAATTTTCTCGGGAACGATTTTGCCACGCCACAGGCCATTCGCAACTCCTCGCTTTCGGCTGTTTTGCGCGACAAGAAGATTGCCAAGTTTAAAGACATGGCACACGGCTTTGGCCTCACGTACACCAGCGGTCTTACACCGCATACCGATGTGGCGGTATCCGTAAACGGCACCTTTGGCAGCCTGCCCATCAGCAATCGAAATGCATCGGGCAACGATAATTTTTTGCTTGAAGTGGACGCTTCCGGAAACTTTAAAATGTTGCCCGAAGGCGCAACTTTTAATCCTTACCTTATTGCCGGTGTTGGCGCCAGCAAATACACCAGCATTTACGGAGCCTTCATTCCCCTGGGCGCTGGTTTTAAATTCAACATTTTTAACGAGGCGCACGTAAACGTGCACTTGCAATACCGCATACCGGTTATTACGGATGCGAACGCTTATCACTTCCAGGTTGGCTTTGGCATTGGCGGATTGATTAGCGAAAGAAAAAGCGAACCGGTAAAAGAAGTAGCGCCGCCTCCACCAACTGATACCGATGGTGACGGCATTCCCGATAACGAAGACAAATGTCCCACCGTTCCCGGTGTTGCACGCTATAACGGTTGCCCTGTACCCGATACCGACAAAGACGGCATTGACGACGAGCACGATAAATGCCCGACCGTTCCGGGTACGGCCAAATACAACGGTTGCCCTGTGCCGGACACAGACGGCGACGGCATCAACGATGAAGAAGACAAATGTCCAACCGTAGCGGGTGTCGCTCGTTACAACGGTTGTCCGGTTCCTGATACCGACGGTGATGGCGTGAATGACGAAGAAGACAAATGCCCGACGGTTCCAGGAACAAAAGCAAACAACGGCTGTCCCGAAGTGACGAAGGAAATGGAGAAGAAGATGAACTACGCAGCCAAGCGCATTTTCTTTGTTACGGGCAGCGCAAAACTTTCTTCCAGGTCCGACGCGGCCTTGAACGAAGTGATTAAAATTTTGAATGACGACAAGAACGTGAAGCTTTCCATCGAAGGACATACCGACAACGTGGGCAAGGCCGATTACAACAAAACACTCAGCGACAAACGTGCAAACAGTGTAAAGACTTACCTCGTGAATCACGGTGTTGACGAAAGCCGTTTAACCGCCGAAGGCTTTGGTCTGGAAAGGCCCGTTGCCAGCAACAAAACCTCAGCCGGCCGTGCGCAAAACAGAAGAGTAGAATTGAAGTTGAGTTACTAA
- a CDS encoding 3-hydroxyacyl-CoA dehydrogenase family protein — MKKIAVIGAGTMGNGIAHVFAQSGFAVSLVDVSQAQLDKALQTVSKNFDRQIAKGSIGAEVKETALKNIATHTSLESGVSDADLVVEAATENTDLKLKIFQQIDEYAPANCILASNTSSISITKIAAITKRPEKVIGMHFMNPVPVMKLVEIINGYATSKEVTAAIVDLSVQLGKVPCVVNDYPGFVANRILMPMINEAIYTLFEGVAGVNEIDTVMKLGMAHPMGPLQLADFIGLDVCMSILQVLHEGFGNPKYAPCPLLVNMVTAKKLGVKSGEGFYSYQQGSKDLVVSRAFAK; from the coding sequence ATGAAAAAGATTGCTGTTATTGGCGCAGGCACCATGGGCAACGGCATTGCTCACGTGTTTGCGCAAAGCGGTTTTGCCGTTTCGCTTGTTGATGTTTCGCAAGCCCAATTGGACAAAGCTCTTCAAACCGTTTCCAAAAACTTCGACCGGCAAATTGCGAAAGGCAGCATCGGCGCCGAAGTAAAAGAAACGGCCTTGAAAAACATCGCAACACATACATCATTAGAATCCGGCGTAAGTGATGCTGACCTTGTGGTGGAAGCCGCCACCGAAAACACAGACCTCAAGCTCAAAATCTTTCAACAGATAGACGAATACGCACCGGCGAATTGCATTCTGGCAAGCAACACGTCGTCAATTTCCATTACCAAGATTGCTGCGATTACGAAGCGTCCCGAAAAGGTAATCGGCATGCACTTTATGAATCCCGTGCCGGTGATGAAGCTGGTGGAAATCATCAACGGTTATGCAACCTCAAAGGAAGTAACGGCAGCCATTGTTGACCTGAGCGTGCAGTTGGGTAAAGTGCCCTGCGTGGTAAACGATTATCCCGGCTTTGTGGCCAACCGCATTTTGATGCCGATGATCAACGAAGCGATTTACACTCTGTTCGAAGGCGTTGCCGGTGTAAACGAAATTGACACCGTGATGAAACTGGGCATGGCACACCCAATGGGGCCTTTGCAACTCGCAGACTTTATTGGCCTTGATGTTTGCATGAGCATTTTGCAGGTTTTGCACGAGGGCTTCGGCAATCCCAAATACGCTCCTTGCCCGCTTTTGGTGAACATGGTGACGGCAAAAAAATTAGGCGTTAAATCCGGCGAAGGGTTTTATTCGTATCAACAAGGTTCGAAAGATTTAGTGGTAAGCCGAGCGTTTGCAAAGTAG
- the efp gene encoding elongation factor P: MANTADISRGMIIKLDGSLYKIVEFGENKTARAAAKVWAKLAGVDNNRSIEKTWNSGDTIYPVRVERKEYQFLYKDDSGYNFMDNETFEQVTIAENLIDAPQFLRDGDAVSVLFNTETETPMNVELPDKVVMKITYSEPGLRGDTATRTLKPATVETGATVMVPLFVNEGDVIRINTKTGEYVERVKE; this comes from the coding sequence ATGGCAAATACTGCAGATATCAGCCGCGGCATGATCATTAAGCTTGACGGCAGTCTTTACAAAATTGTGGAGTTTGGCGAAAACAAAACGGCCCGTGCGGCCGCCAAAGTGTGGGCAAAACTCGCGGGTGTGGACAACAACCGTTCGATTGAAAAAACCTGGAACAGCGGTGACACGATATATCCTGTTCGCGTGGAAAGAAAAGAGTACCAGTTTTTATACAAAGACGACAGCGGCTACAACTTCATGGACAACGAAACCTTTGAACAGGTAACCATTGCCGAAAACCTGATTGACGCCCCCCAGTTTCTGCGCGACGGCGACGCAGTTTCTGTTCTCTTCAACACCGAAACCGAAACGCCGATGAACGTTGAACTGCCTGATAAAGTGGTGATGAAAATTACGTACAGCGAGCCGGGTTTGCGCGGCGATACGGCCACTCGCACCCTGAAGCCTGCTACCGTTGAAACCGGCGCTACCGTGATGGTTCCGCTGTTTGTAAACGAAGGCGACGTTATCCGCATCAACACCAAAACAGGTGAGTATGTGGAGCGAGTGAAGGAGTAG
- the accB gene encoding acetyl-CoA carboxylase biotin carboxyl carrier protein, whose amino-acid sequence MDFKQIQELIKMINKSQIGEVTIEQKDFKITIKQKEENITQVVSHAPVQAMPAQAFAPQVQQAPAEAAQQPKSVAPASDASNLITIKSPMIGTFYRRPSPDKPNFVEVGDEVTEGKVVCIIEAMKLFNEIESEVSGKVVKILVEDSSPVEYDQPLFLVEPA is encoded by the coding sequence ATGGATTTCAAGCAAATTCAGGAGTTGATCAAGATGATCAACAAATCGCAAATTGGTGAAGTAACGATTGAGCAAAAAGATTTTAAGATTACCATAAAACAAAAAGAGGAGAACATCACGCAGGTGGTATCTCACGCACCTGTGCAAGCCATGCCTGCGCAGGCCTTTGCGCCGCAAGTTCAACAAGCCCCGGCGGAAGCGGCACAACAACCTAAGTCCGTAGCGCCTGCGTCCGACGCGTCCAATTTGATTACCATTAAAAGCCCCATGATCGGGACCTTCTACCGGCGGCCTTCGCCCGATAAGCCAAATTTTGTAGAAGTGGGCGACGAAGTAACCGAAGGCAAAGTGGTTTGCATTATTGAAGCCATGAAATTGTTCAACGAAATTGAAAGCGAAGTGTCGGGCAAAGTCGTTAAAATACTCGTTGAAGATTCATCGCCGGTTGAATACGACCAGCCTTTGTTTTTGGTGGAACCCGCTTAA
- the accC gene encoding acetyl-CoA carboxylase biotin carboxylase subunit: protein MFKKILIANRGEIALRVIRTCREMGIKTVAVYSTADRDSLHVRFADEAVCIGKPQSSDSYLNIPHIMAAVEITNADAVHPGYGFLAENAKFSQICADHGIKFIGPTSDMINRMGDKISAKETMIKAGVPVIPGSEGLLDSLEQAKDIARDMSYPVILKATAGGGGKGMRIVWEESEMERAYNTAKAEAAAAFKNDGIYMEKFVEEPRHIEIQVAGDQYGTVCHMGERDCSIQRRHQKLVEESPSPFMTPELREKMGEAAKKAAGAINYESVGTIEFLVDKHRNFYFMEMNTRIQVEHCVTEEVINFDLIKEQIKIAMGEKISGRDYVPQLHAIECRINAEDPYNDFRPSPGRITVLHQPGGHGVRVDSHVYAGYVIPPYYDSMIGKLITVAQTRSEAIDTMYRALSEYVIEGVKTTIPFHLQLMKNERFRSGDFNTKFLETFKMQ from the coding sequence GTGTTTAAAAAAATTCTTATTGCCAACCGCGGCGAGATTGCTCTTCGTGTGATTCGTACCTGTCGCGAAATGGGCATCAAAACGGTAGCTGTTTATTCTACGGCCGACCGTGACAGTCTTCACGTTCGCTTTGCCGACGAAGCCGTGTGCATCGGAAAGCCGCAAAGCAGCGACTCCTACCTGAACATTCCGCACATTATGGCGGCGGTTGAAATAACCAATGCCGATGCGGTGCATCCGGGTTATGGTTTTCTTGCAGAGAATGCGAAGTTTTCGCAAATCTGCGCCGATCACGGAATTAAATTCATCGGCCCCACATCGGACATGATCAATCGCATGGGCGATAAAATCAGTGCAAAAGAAACCATGATAAAAGCCGGCGTGCCGGTGATTCCCGGCAGCGAAGGTTTGCTGGACAGTTTGGAGCAAGCCAAAGACATTGCCCGCGACATGAGCTATCCGGTTATTTTAAAAGCTACTGCCGGTGGTGGCGGCAAAGGCATGCGCATCGTGTGGGAAGAAAGCGAAATGGAAAGGGCTTACAACACGGCCAAAGCCGAAGCCGCAGCCGCGTTTAAAAACGATGGCATATATATGGAAAAGTTCGTAGAAGAACCGAGGCACATCGAAATTCAGGTGGCAGGCGACCAATACGGAACGGTTTGTCACATGGGCGAAAGGGACTGTTCTATTCAACGCCGGCATCAAAAGTTAGTGGAAGAATCGCCTTCACCCTTTATGACACCGGAGCTTCGCGAGAAGATGGGCGAAGCCGCGAAGAAAGCCGCAGGCGCCATCAATTACGAAAGCGTCGGCACCATTGAATTTCTGGTAGACAAGCACCGCAACTTCTACTTCATGGAGATGAACACCCGGATACAAGTAGAACACTGCGTCACCGAAGAGGTTATCAACTTCGACCTGATTAAAGAACAGATAAAAATTGCAATGGGAGAGAAGATTTCCGGCAGGGACTACGTGCCCCAATTGCACGCCATCGAATGCCGCATCAATGCCGAAGATCCGTACAATGATTTTCGTCCTTCGCCCGGTCGCATTACCGTTTTGCACCAACCCGGTGGCCACGGCGTACGGGTGGACAGCCATGTGTACGCCGGTTACGTCATTCCGCCGTATTACGATTCGATGATCGGCAAACTCATTACCGTGGCGCAAACCCGCTCGGAAGCCATTGATACCATGTACCGGGCGTTGAGTGAATACGTGATTGAAGGCGTGAAGACAACCATTCCTTTTCACTTGCAATTGATGAAAAACGAACGCTTCCGCTCAGGCGACTTTAATACCAAGTTTTTAGAGACATTCAAGATGCAGTAA
- a CDS encoding sterol desaturase family protein, with protein sequence MSNPFWFIVATVVVFAVVIGRYFLIAGLFYFIFYRWQTVKWQARKINNRKYKEGQFKKEVSWSTITAFIFSITGAAMGLAWQKGWQKIYTDVHAYPLWWLPLSLLIALLLHETYYYWLHRWMHQPKIFRIVHKVHHDSNITSPWTAFSFHPLEGLLQAVFLPALLLVMPMHLYVLIVHLTIMTFSSVINHLDIEVYPKGFHKNTFGRWLIGATHHSLHHKQFKHNYGLYFTFWDKWKKTESPVFEKLFEEKAGRR encoded by the coding sequence TTGTCAAATCCGTTTTGGTTCATTGTGGCAACCGTTGTTGTTTTTGCCGTGGTCATTGGCAGGTATTTTCTCATTGCCGGTTTATTCTACTTCATTTTTTACCGGTGGCAAACAGTAAAGTGGCAGGCACGAAAAATAAACAACCGCAAATACAAAGAAGGCCAGTTTAAGAAAGAAGTTAGCTGGAGCACGATCACGGCTTTTATTTTTTCCATTACCGGTGCTGCAATGGGTTTGGCTTGGCAAAAAGGATGGCAGAAAATTTATACCGATGTTCATGCTTATCCTTTGTGGTGGCTGCCGCTAAGTTTGTTGATTGCTTTGCTTCTTCACGAAACTTATTATTACTGGCTGCATCGCTGGATGCATCAGCCAAAAATATTCCGCATTGTCCACAAGGTGCACCACGACAGCAACATTACATCGCCCTGGACGGCTTTCTCTTTTCATCCCCTTGAAGGTTTGTTACAAGCTGTGTTTTTGCCGGCCCTTTTACTGGTAATGCCAATGCACTTGTACGTGCTTATCGTTCACCTTACCATTATGACCTTTAGCTCTGTCATCAATCATTTGGATATTGAAGTGTACCCAAAAGGCTTTCACAAAAATACCTTTGGCAGATGGCTGATCGGTGCAACGCATCATTCGCTTCATCACAAACAGTTTAAACACAACTACGGTTTATATTTTACGTTTTGGGACAAATGGAAAAAGACCGAAAGCCCGGTCTTTGAAAAATTATTTGAAGAAAAAGCGGGAAGAAGGTAA
- a CDS encoding SDR family NAD(P)-dependent oxidoreductase has product MSYALITGASKGIGKVIAFELAAKGYNILMVARSEDLLKKASEEIKAQAKVDVKYLAADLSSAAAAQQVFDWTAQNNWPVSILVNNAGYGLSGLFESYPLEQHLAMLQVNCTTLVQLTYLFLPQLKKQQQAHILNISSSAAYQAVPYLSLYAASKVFVLSFSRGLRYELRKTAVNVTCVCPGSTDTDFATRAQVGEKALKTAQKVNMTPEQVGKAAVKAMLSKKAEVITGAINKLGGFLTWLLPKKVLEGGAARIYE; this is encoded by the coding sequence ATGTCGTATGCATTGATAACCGGCGCCAGCAAAGGCATCGGGAAAGTTATAGCCTTTGAGCTTGCCGCCAAAGGCTATAACATTTTAATGGTGGCCCGAAGCGAGGATTTATTAAAAAAGGCTTCAGAGGAAATAAAAGCGCAGGCAAAGGTTGACGTGAAATATCTGGCCGCCGACCTCTCATCTGCCGCCGCTGCACAACAAGTTTTTGACTGGACGGCGCAAAACAATTGGCCCGTTTCAATTTTGGTAAACAATGCCGGTTACGGCCTTAGCGGGCTGTTTGAAAGCTATCCGCTGGAACAGCACCTTGCCATGTTGCAGGTGAACTGCACAACCCTTGTTCAACTCACTTATCTTTTTTTACCTCAACTAAAAAAGCAACAGCAGGCACACATCCTGAACATCTCTTCTTCGGCAGCTTATCAGGCCGTTCCTTACCTGAGTCTGTATGCTGCATCAAAAGTTTTTGTGCTTTCCTTTTCAAGAGGTCTTCGGTATGAATTGCGAAAGACTGCGGTGAACGTTACCTGCGTTTGCCCCGGCTCTACCGATACTGATTTTGCTACGCGGGCACAAGTGGGCGAGAAAGCCCTGAAAACGGCGCAAAAAGTAAACATGACACCGGAACAAGTGGGCAAGGCCGCCGTGAAAGCCATGCTCAGCAAAAAGGCCGAAGTGATTACCGGCGCCATCAATAAACTCGGTGGCTTTCTTACCTGGCTGCTCCCGAAGAAAGTTTTGGAAGGCGGCGCGGCGAGGATCTATGAATAA